GTCAGAACGAAACCATGCGGATCGCTTAGCGGGTATTTGCCATCGCGCATCGCCAGCACTGCCAGCGCGCGCCACGTACCGCCGACCATGTACATGGGTCCTGGATCGGCAGCCTCCCAGCCGACCCTACCGATCGCGGCGCTCACCTCCTTGTCGAACGATCGCGCTCCCCTGGCCCGCAAGGCGGGCAGCCGCAGCGTGCCGAACGGCAGGCTGACGCCATCGTGGCAGTCGCCATCGCCGATCGTCACCAGTTCCAAGCTGCCCCCGCCCAGGTCGGCCACGGTTCCGCGGGCACCGGGAAATGCGCCGATCACCCCGAAGGCGGAGGCGCGCGCTTCCTCGTCGCCCGCCAGGAGCCGGGGCGCCAAGCCGAGAGCGCGCACCTGAGCGAGGAACTCCTCGCCGTTGCTTGAATCGCGCACGGCGGCGGTCGCCACCGTCTGCACGTCAGCGATCGCGAAATCCTCGATGATGGTGGCATAGCGGGCGAGCGCGCGGAGCGCGCTGTCCATCGCCTTGTCGGCCATCTTGCCGGTGAGTGCCAGGTCCCGCCCTAGCTTGGCGCTGTCTCGTTCGTTGAACCACACCCGCGGAGCGCGCGTAGGGCCGGCGTAGATCACCAGCCGGACGGTGTTCGACCCGATGTCGATGACCGCGCGATCAGGTCCCGCGCCTTGCTCGAAACTCGCCGGCCGCCCGCGCGTCACACGGCGCCCCGGCGGAGCTTCAGCTTGGGCACGCGGCTATCAGCCAGCGCGCCGCCCCGGCCGGACAGCGAAGGGTTGGTCATGAAGTACTCATGTAAGTTGAAGCCATCGCCGCTTGCTTCCACCCGCTCATACGTGCCGTCGCTGCCGTCGAGCAGCCAGCTTTGCTCGGTATCGATCAGGTTGGCCAGCAACACTTGTTCCAGCACCTGGCTGTGCACGGTCGGGTTAAGGATCGGCACCAGCACCTCTACGCGGCGTTTGAGGTTCCGGCTCATCGCATCGGCGCTTGAAATGAACACTTGAGCATGCTCGCTGGGCAGCGTGTGGCCATTGCCGAACGCCCAGATTCGGCTGTGCTCCAAAAAGCGGCCGATGATCGATTTCACCGCAATGTTATCCGACAGGCCGTCCACCGACGGGCGCAGGCAGCAGATGCCGCGCACGACCAGCACCACCTTCACGCCAGCCTGCCCGGCGGCGTACAGTCGGTCGATGATCCCTCTTTCGGTCAGCGCATTGAGCTTTGCCCAGATCGCCGCCGGGCGCCCGGCGGCCGCATGCTCCGCCTCGCGATCGATCAGGCCGTAGAGCCGATCGCGCAAGGTCAGCGGGGAGATCGCCAGCAGCTCGGTTTCCTGCGGCTCGACATACCCGGTGACGAAGTTGAACACTTTGGCGGCGTCGCGACCGAGTGAAGGATCGGCAGTGAAGAAGCTGAGGTCGGTGTACACCCGCGCGGTCTGCGGATGGTAGTTGCCGGTACCGAAATGGCAGTATGTTCGGTACGCATTGTCTTCCCGCCGGACAACCATCGAGATCTTGGCGTGGGTCTTCCATTCGACGAAGCCGTAGATAACCTGAACGCCCGCTCGCTCCAGTTCGCTCGCCCACTTGAGGTTCTGCTCCTCGTCGAAGCGCGCCTTCAGCTCGACCACGGCGGTGACCGACTTTCCGGCTTCCGCGGCCGAGATCAGCGCGGCGACCACCGGCGACTGGTTCCCAGCGCGGTACAACGTCTGCTTGATCGATACGACGTGCGGATCGGCGGCCGCCTGCAAGAGGAAATCGACCACCACTTCGAAGCTTTCGTAGGGATGGTGGATGACGATGTCCTTTTCTCGGATTGCCGCGAAGCAATCACCGTCGTGCTCCAGGATCCGCTCGGGATATCGCGGCGCATAGGGCGCGAACTTGAGGTCGGGGCGGTCTTCGGCGACCACCTCGAGTAGCCCGTTGATGCCGATCAATCCGGCATTGCGGTTGATCGTTGGCTGGTCGACTGCGAGTTGGTCGATCAGCAGCTGCTCGGCGACAGGGTCGAAGCCCTGGTCGATTTCCAGCAGGACAACCCGCCCGCGACGTCGGCGCTGGATCGCGGAGCGGAAATATCGAACCAGGTCTTCGGCCTCTTCCTCAAGCTCGATATCGCTATCGCGCAACACGCGAAATGTGCCGTGTCCGTCTATCCGAAATCCTGGAAACAGCAGCGATGCATAGCGCGAGATCACCTGCTCGACCGCGATGTAGCTCGGACGCTCTCCTGGCACGCGCACGAGCCGCGGGATGGCGTTCGGGATCAACACCATCTCCACCAAGGTGCTGCCGTCGTCGATCCTGGTCAGCGTGAACAGGGTGCCGATGCCCTGGTTGGCGACGAACGGGAACGGGTGCGCCGGGTCGATCGCCTGCGGGGTGATAACCGGCACGAGATGATCGAGGAAGTACTGCCGCAGCCAGTCCTCGGCGGCCGGGTCGATGGCGTCCGCCATCGCCAGGTGGATGCCGCAGTCCGCCAGCAGCGGAACTAGATCCTGCAGGATCGCCTGCTGGCTCTGTTCCAGTTCGCGCACTTTGGCGTGTATCGCGGTCAGCTGCTGGCTGGGGGTCAAGCCGTCGATCGACAGCTTGGGCACTTGGCCGCGGACTTGCGCCGCCAAGCCCGCCACCCGGATCATCATGAACTCATCGAGATTGCTGCCGGAAATCGACAGGAAGCGGAGTCGCTCGAGCGGCGGATAGGCCGCGTTGCTGGCTTCCGCCAAAACACGTTCGTTGAATGACAGCCAGCTGATTTCGCGGTTGAAGTATCGCGTCCGCGCCTCACCGATGGAGGTGGGCTGGCTACCCGTGCTGTTCAAATTCATGACGCCCCAATGGCCCGGCCGGCTTACCGGAAGACGCGTGCGGGAATCAGATGTCAGTTTCGCGACAACGAGGTGGAAATCGCCGCTCAATGCGTCCCGGCGGGAGGCGCCGGCGGGTCCATCATCTTGGTCGCCTTGCGCCCGATCTGCCCCAGCGACCCTTTCCCCTCCAGCGTCTTTTCACCGAGATAAGCCGCCAGCGATGTGGCAGCGGACAACGCGAGGGTTCGCGCCTCGGGGTGCTCGAGCAAGCCGATTAACTTTCGCAAGTCCTTGCGTGTCCCCTTGGACAACTTGAACCCGAAAATCCGCTTGGGAATTGTCACCTTCTTGTCGGGCTTTGCCATGCTTGCACAAGGCGCCGCCAGCGTCGGCTTCGATGCCGCGTTCGCGCATAGCCCAATGGACGATGGCCTTGCTCGGATAGCGCGTTCCGTCGTGGACCAGCCAGTATCGGTTAGGCAGACGCGAACCTCGAGCGTACTCACGAAGTCTTGCGGCGAGCTGGCGGCATCGCAGGCTGCGATCGCTGCGAGAATGGCTTGGCGGTCGAGGCCGGACAAGCGGCCGCTCGGGCTGGCCTCGGCTTCGCAGAAGCGACGGTAGGTGGTCAGGGCCGATCGATAGGATGCCAGATTGTTGTAGAGATGCCCATCGATGGCGAGCGCTGTAAGGTTTGGCCGCCCCGCCGCTTCATCGGCGGTTGAATAAGCGAAGGTTTCGAGCAGCGACGCCATCCGGTTTTGCCGAAAGTGTTCGTCGAGGTCACCGTGGGCCTGATCGACTCGTCTGGCGTCCGACATCTTGGTGCCGATGCTACTCGGCGCGAGCTCCTGTGTCTCAAGCCACGTCCTGTATTCCTGATCTCTCACCCGCGCTGCTCCAGTATCCTCTGAGGCTTGCCATCGAACGTCATCGCGACAGATTCGGACGCAGGCAAAAGTTCAGTTCGTTGGTCAACGAGCTTGGCAGATCGGAGCTACAACTCATAGAGGCGGTCTTGGTCGGCGGGCGGGGAAAGGTCGCGGAACTAGGTTTCCGCCAGTCACGCTCCCACCGCCCAATATTCGATCAAAATAAACCTGGGGTATATTATGGGGTAAAATACAGGGTCGATTCAAGGTTCAACTCTTAAGTTCAATTGGTTAGCGCCTGAGGTCGAATCCCTCCGTCTCCGCCAGGACTGCTTTCGCAAGCATCCATATAGCGGCCAGCGACACCGTTACAGCCAATTCCGAGGTGTGGACGGCAAAGCCGAGACAGCCGCCGCGTTTGCCAACGGATCTGCGCTGAGCTCGATTGCGCGCGCCGTTGGCGACCGACCGATGCCCCGGCGCTTGCTTCTGGCCAGCTCTCAGGAGTCCTGTACGGAGTATTCGAAATCCGCAGTCCGCCAGCCTGACAATGGCGCGCCCGGCAGGACTCGAACCTGCTGCCTCAAGATTAGAAGTCTCGCGCTCTATCCAGATGAGCTACGGGCGCGCGCCGGGGCTGCGCATAGCGTGCTTTTCCCATCCGACAAATCGGGATAACCGGCACCGATGGCTGAAACGGTAACACGCATCGAAGGCGATGCCGCCGCGCCCCGGCAGTTCCGCTATTACGATCTTGTCATGGCGGCATTCGTCGCCATCCTGCTGCTATCGAACGTGATCGGCGCCGCCAAGCCAAGTTATGTCACCCTGCCCGGCGGCATGGAATGGTCGTTCGGCGCCGGGGTATTGTTCTTCCCCATCAGCTACATCATCGGCGATGTTCTGACCGAAGTGTATGGATATGCCCGCGCGCGCCGGGTGATCTGGACCGGGTTTGCCGCGCTCGCATTCATGGCCTTCATGGCCTGGGTTGTGGTCGCGCTGCCCCCGGCAGACGGGTGGCCCGGCCAGCCGGCTTACGAGTTCGTGTTCGGCAATTCATGGCGCATCGTCGCCGCGTCCATGGTGGCGTTCTGGGCGGGGGAGTTCGCCAACAGCTTCGTACTCGCCCGCATGAAGGTCCGCACCGGGGGCAAGCACTTGTGGGCGCGCACGATCGGATCGACCGTGGTCGGCCAGGGCCTCGACAGCCTGATATTCTATCCTCTGGCGTTCTACGGCATCGCCGGCTGGCCGCCCGAACAGCTGATGCAGGTCGTGCTGTCGCAATGGGCGATCAAGACCGCTTGGGAAGCGGCACTGACGCCGCTCACTTATCTGGTGATCGGCGCGCTCAAGCGGCGCGAAGGGGTGGAGGTGTTCGATACCGGCACCGATTTTTCGCCCTTCGGCCGGCGGGGCGCCTGACGCAAACGAAGGGCCGGACGTCGCCGCCCGGCCCTCCCGCTTCACGCCCGTCCGCAGCTTTTCAGAATTTCGTGCGCACGGTCACGCCGTAGGTGCGCGGTTCTTCCAGGAAAGCGATCCGCGAACGCTGGCCCGCACCGCCGCGCAGCGGGGTGTTCGCGGTGATGCCGCGGGTAATCTCGTTCGACAGGTTCACGCCCCACACCTCGAACGAGAACCGTTCATCCGAGGTGCTGATGCCCAGCCGCGCGTTCACCTTGAAATAATCCTCCTGGTAATCGAACGGCAGCAGCGCAAAGGGCGGCGCGGATTCGCTGGGCGTGGTGCTCGTCCGCCGCTTGCCGGAATAGGCCGCGTTGACGTTCGCCAGCAGCCCCCAGCCCGATGCGTTCGAGGGCCCGTGATACGTGATCCCGGCCACGCCGCTCCACTTCGGCGCGTTGGTCAGTGGCTGCCCGCACAGGGTTCGCACGGTTGCCAGCGCGCCGCCGGTGATCCCTTCATCGCAATCGCCCGGATAACGTGCGTCGACATAAGTAACCGATGCGTTGATGGTCATGTGCGGGTCGAACCGGGCGGCTAACTCCAGTTCCGCCCCGGTCGACTTGGCCGAAGCGACGTTGAACGTCTGGAACTGCACGCCGGTGAATTCCAGCACCTGGAAATCGGTCATGTCCATGTGGAACACGGCCAGGTTGGCGGTCGCTCGGTTGTTGAGCAGCGACGTCTTGATGCCGATTTCATAGGCATCAACCTTTTCGGAATCGAACCGCGGGTCGAGCCCGCCCGCCGCAGCCGCGGGATCGAGGTTGAACCCGCCTGACTTGAAGCCGTGCGCGAAGCTGGCGTAGGCGAGGAAGCCCGCGTTGTTGTTGTAGGCGAGCTGCGCCGTGTAGGTCAGCTCGTTGTCCTTGAACCGAAGGTCGAATTCGCGCGGCAGCGGCAGGAATGTCGACGCCGGAAGGTTGGCCTGGGTCGCGAAGGGGAAACAGCTCAACCCCAGCGCGCCTCCGGCAAGCGCCTGCGCCGTTGCCGCGGGCAGCCCCACGATCCCGGTGAGGTTCGTGATGATATTGCTGAACCCGCCCGCGATCGTTGCGCACGCCGGCGAACTGGCGGAAAGCTGGTCGAAGGCGCCATCCTTCGTCTCGTCGACATAGCGCGCGCCCAGCGTCACGCTGATGTTTTCCGTCACATCGAACACGTTGTGCGTGAACACCGAAAAGCTCTTGGCATCCTGCGT
This region of Tsuneonella aeria genomic DNA includes:
- a CDS encoding RNA degradosome polyphosphate kinase, which translates into the protein MNLNSTGSQPTSIGEARTRYFNREISWLSFNERVLAEASNAAYPPLERLRFLSISGSNLDEFMMIRVAGLAAQVRGQVPKLSIDGLTPSQQLTAIHAKVRELEQSQQAILQDLVPLLADCGIHLAMADAIDPAAEDWLRQYFLDHLVPVITPQAIDPAHPFPFVANQGIGTLFTLTRIDDGSTLVEMVLIPNAIPRLVRVPGERPSYIAVEQVISRYASLLFPGFRIDGHGTFRVLRDSDIELEEEAEDLVRYFRSAIQRRRRGRVVLLEIDQGFDPVAEQLLIDQLAVDQPTINRNAGLIGINGLLEVVAEDRPDLKFAPYAPRYPERILEHDGDCFAAIREKDIVIHHPYESFEVVVDFLLQAAADPHVVSIKQTLYRAGNQSPVVAALISAAEAGKSVTAVVELKARFDEEQNLKWASELERAGVQVIYGFVEWKTHAKISMVVRREDNAYRTYCHFGTGNYHPQTARVYTDLSFFTADPSLGRDAAKVFNFVTGYVEPQETELLAISPLTLRDRLYGLIDREAEHAAAGRPAAIWAKLNALTERGIIDRLYAAGQAGVKVVLVVRGICCLRPSVDGLSDNIAVKSIIGRFLEHSRIWAFGNGHTLPSEHAQVFISSADAMSRNLKRRVEVLVPILNPTVHSQVLEQVLLANLIDTEQSWLLDGSDGTYERVEASGDGFNLHEYFMTNPSLSGRGGALADSRVPKLKLRRGAV
- a CDS encoding queuosine precursor transporter, encoding MAETVTRIEGDAAAPRQFRYYDLVMAAFVAILLLSNVIGAAKPSYVTLPGGMEWSFGAGVLFFPISYIIGDVLTEVYGYARARRVIWTGFAALAFMAFMAWVVVALPPADGWPGQPAYEFVFGNSWRIVAASMVAFWAGEFANSFVLARMKVRTGGKHLWARTIGSTVVGQGLDSLIFYPLAFYGIAGWPPEQLMQVVLSQWAIKTAWEAALTPLTYLVIGALKRREGVEVFDTGTDFSPFGRRGA